One Kaistella polysaccharea DNA segment encodes these proteins:
- a CDS encoding DUF763 domain-containing protein has protein sequence MKRSGSADLPLHYGYVPQWLYERMSTLGLSVVEVLLSDYGKDEVIRRMSDPFWFQCFGAVMGMDWHSSGVTTSVMGALKRAINPNAKSLGIYIAGGKGKSSLQTPTELQKISESTGLNGVELIRASKLSAKVDNTAMQDGYQLYTHNFMLTDEGKWAVIQQGMNVKDKTARRYHWHSENLKSFIEEPHTGIEGMNRGQILNLTAQDAKENRSGILEISHTNSEKIMSDFARLILPAHHDVQASDVDLKRLGALLYMTRETPPENFEQLLLMKGVGPRTLQSLALVSEVIHGAPSRFKDPARFSFAHGGKDGHPFSVPLKVYDETISILQKGIEKSKLGNADQLKSVEKLHRMMAKAEENFEPNFDINEVIEEDRANSWKYGGKTVFGDAEKPNGQKAIQLSLF, from the coding sequence ATGAAACGGTCAGGATCAGCAGATTTACCACTTCACTACGGCTATGTTCCACAATGGCTTTATGAGCGCATGTCTACACTTGGCTTGTCGGTCGTTGAAGTTTTGCTCAGTGATTATGGTAAAGATGAGGTCATCCGAAGAATGAGTGATCCTTTTTGGTTTCAATGTTTCGGCGCCGTCATGGGAATGGATTGGCATTCTTCCGGTGTCACCACTTCTGTCATGGGAGCTTTGAAAAGAGCCATTAATCCAAATGCAAAATCACTTGGAATTTACATTGCGGGTGGCAAAGGGAAATCATCATTGCAAACGCCGACTGAGCTCCAGAAAATATCTGAAAGTACCGGTTTGAACGGCGTTGAATTAATCCGCGCCAGTAAACTCTCCGCGAAAGTTGATAATACCGCGATGCAAGATGGTTACCAATTATACACTCATAATTTCATGCTGACGGATGAAGGTAAATGGGCCGTGATTCAGCAGGGAATGAATGTAAAAGATAAAACCGCACGCCGCTATCACTGGCATTCAGAAAATTTAAAATCATTTATTGAGGAGCCGCACACGGGAATCGAAGGAATGAACCGCGGACAAATTTTGAATCTCACTGCCCAAGATGCGAAAGAAAATCGCTCCGGTATTCTGGAAATTTCGCACACCAATTCTGAAAAAATAATGTCGGATTTTGCGCGACTGATTTTACCCGCACATCACGATGTCCAAGCTTCTGACGTCGACTTGAAGCGATTAGGCGCTTTATTGTATATGACGAGAGAAACACCACCGGAAAATTTCGAACAATTATTGTTGATGAAAGGAGTTGGGCCCAGAACATTGCAAAGTTTGGCTTTGGTGAGTGAAGTGATTCATGGTGCGCCTTCACGTTTTAAAGATCCAGCACGCTTTTCCTTTGCGCACGGTGGAAAAGACGGTCATCCTTTTTCAGTGCCGCTGAAGGTTTACGATGAAACGATTTCTATTTTACAGAAAGGGATTGAAAAATCGAAACTCGGTAATGCTGACCAGCTGAAATCAGTGGAGAAATTACATCGCATGATGGCAAAAGCTGAGGAGAATTTTGAACCCAATTTTGATATTAATGAAGTCATCGAAGAGGATCGGGCAAATTCCTGGAAATATGGCGGAAAAACAGTTTTTGGTGATGCCGAAAAACCGAACGGTCAAAAGGCAATTCAGCTTTCGCTTTTTTAG
- a CDS encoding SRPBCC domain-containing protein: MEPITIEITILKPVSKVWEFFTEPSHITNWNFATEDWSCPTAENDLRVGGHFNYRMEQADGAFGFDYKGTYEEVVPEKKIKYHLDDNRKVEVIFEELDASTTKVTEIFEPDPSQPRQMQTEGWYAILDRFHKYVEND; the protein is encoded by the coding sequence ATGGAACCGATCACTATTGAAATAACCATTTTAAAACCTGTTTCCAAGGTTTGGGAATTTTTCACAGAACCCTCGCATATTACCAACTGGAATTTTGCGACCGAAGACTGGTCTTGTCCCACAGCTGAAAACGATTTACGCGTGGGCGGCCATTTTAATTACCGCATGGAGCAAGCCGACGGAGCGTTTGGTTTTGATTATAAGGGAACTTATGAGGAGGTTGTTCCGGAGAAAAAAATTAAATATCATTTAGATGATAACCGAAAGGTTGAAGTTATTTTCGAAGAATTGGATGCTAGTACAACGAAGGTCACCGAAATTTTTGAACCGGATCCTTCGCAGCCCCGCCAGATGCAAACGGAAGGTTGGTATGCGATTCTGGATCGTTTTCATAAGTACGTAGAAAACGATTAA
- a CDS encoding VOC family protein: protein MTNHIFPCLWFNEDGKAAADFYCETFGGKITVDSQMVLNIELFGQKLMLLDAGPQFEKNASISFTVLCETADELQGYWKKLSADGSVLMDLGEYAWSKLYGWVRDQFGVTWQLYLSENIGEQRLIPTLMFIHQNNGKALEAMNLYTGIFPNSKIGGVLKYGDNVGTETHEIPENVQHADFEIDGYTMYCMDNSHDHDFDFSEGISIVVMTDNQQETDHYWNSLTADGGRESMCGWLKDKFGVSWQIVPKKLLELMNGDDQMRGVNVMKTMMTMQKIIIADLEKAYDS, encoded by the coding sequence ATGACAAATCATATATTTCCCTGTCTTTGGTTCAATGAAGACGGAAAGGCCGCAGCAGATTTCTACTGTGAAACCTTCGGTGGTAAAATTACTGTCGATTCCCAAATGGTACTTAATATTGAATTATTTGGTCAGAAACTCATGTTGCTTGATGCAGGACCGCAGTTCGAAAAAAATGCTTCCATTTCTTTTACTGTTTTGTGTGAGACTGCAGACGAACTGCAAGGCTATTGGAAAAAACTGAGTGCCGACGGATCGGTATTAATGGATCTTGGTGAATATGCATGGTCAAAATTATATGGTTGGGTTCGAGATCAGTTTGGCGTAACCTGGCAGCTTTATTTAAGTGAAAATATTGGTGAACAACGGCTTATTCCTACGCTGATGTTCATCCATCAGAACAACGGAAAAGCTTTGGAGGCCATGAATTTATACACGGGAATTTTCCCGAATTCTAAAATTGGTGGTGTCTTAAAATATGGCGACAATGTCGGAACTGAAACCCACGAAATTCCCGAAAATGTGCAGCACGCAGATTTTGAGATAGATGGGTATACGATGTATTGTATGGACAATTCGCACGATCACGATTTTGACTTTAGTGAAGGAATTTCAATTGTCGTTATGACCGATAATCAGCAGGAAACCGATCATTATTGGAATTCTCTAACTGCAGATGGCGGCAGAGAATCGATGTGTGGCTGGTTAAAAGATAAGTTTGGCGTGAGTTGGCAGATTGTGCCGAAAAAACTCTTGGAATTAATGAATGGTGATGATCAAATGAGAGGAGTGAACGTAATGAAAACCATGATGACAATGCAGAAAATTATCATTGCAGATTTAGAAAAAGCGTACGATTCTTAA
- a CDS encoding DedA family protein, translating into MENFESWKDLLNPEFYIKMGGFWLILFIIFAETGLFVGFFLPGDSLLFVSGIYAVDIIKETFGSTGSDFLDTTILATAVSIAAIIGNEVGYWFGVKAGPALYKKEDTFLFKKKYLFQAHDFFEEHGALAVIMARFLPIVRTFTPIVAGIVKMDKTRFLIDNVIGAVLWSFSLIFAGHYLDALFMNQFGIDLKSHLEMIIIIIVLMTTLPILLKFFFGKKKEVVDEEIDTHG; encoded by the coding sequence ATGGAAAATTTTGAAAGTTGGAAGGATTTATTAAATCCTGAATTTTATATAAAGATGGGCGGTTTTTGGCTCATTTTGTTTATTATATTCGCTGAAACAGGCTTGTTTGTTGGGTTTTTTCTTCCAGGCGACAGTTTGCTTTTTGTGTCTGGGATTTACGCCGTCGATATTATTAAAGAAACTTTCGGTTCTACAGGAAGCGATTTTTTAGATACCACCATTTTGGCAACTGCTGTTTCTATTGCAGCCATTATCGGCAACGAAGTCGGCTATTGGTTCGGAGTGAAAGCCGGTCCTGCACTATACAAAAAAGAAGATACCTTCCTTTTCAAGAAGAAATACCTTTTTCAGGCGCATGATTTTTTCGAGGAACATGGTGCTTTAGCTGTGATTATGGCAAGATTTTTACCTATCGTAAGAACATTTACGCCCATCGTTGCAGGAATTGTGAAAATGGATAAAACCCGTTTTTTGATCGATAATGTGATTGGTGCAGTTTTGTGGTCTTTTTCCCTAATATTTGCGGGACACTATTTAGACGCGTTGTTTATGAATCAGTTTGGGATTGATTTAAAATCACACCTGGAAATGATTATCATTATTATTGTGTTGATGACTACATTGCCTATTCTTTTGAAATTTTTCTTTGGAAAAAAGAAAGAAGTGGTTGACGAGGAAATTGATACTCACGGATAA
- a CDS encoding sterol desaturase family protein has protein sequence MKETITQFFNNLGLFSPLDFTDPVTYFVPGFILLILGETFLYQIPQKLFTKKLVKDELSSVGLGVGAVFLDFGMKAISLSYFFWIYNHLRLTDIFGIENFSEFFTLKWHLEHWWLWLLVLIVQDFGFYWHHRLSHKIRLLWTGHVNHHSATHLSFAIALRQGWFEIIYRDIWYIPLILVGFHPIMIAMMHQFNLIFQFWPHTNAIGKLGWFDKVFNSPSNHRVHHSRKIEDLDKNYAGILMIWDHLFGTYKAENEKIEEYGILHNIHTHNVFHIVFDEFGNLIKDVKSAPNFRAKLNYIFKAPGWNHSGKDERIATLQKNSN, from the coding sequence TTGAAAGAGACAATCACTCAATTTTTTAATAATCTTGGTTTGTTTAGTCCGTTAGACTTTACAGATCCGGTTACTTATTTTGTTCCTGGATTTATACTTTTGATTTTGGGTGAAACATTTTTATATCAAATTCCTCAAAAATTATTTACCAAGAAATTGGTAAAAGATGAACTTTCCAGTGTTGGATTGGGTGTGGGCGCAGTATTTTTGGATTTTGGGATGAAAGCCATTTCGCTGTCTTACTTTTTCTGGATTTACAATCATTTACGGTTAACCGATATTTTTGGAATTGAGAATTTTTCAGAATTTTTCACTTTAAAATGGCACCTGGAACATTGGTGGTTATGGCTTTTGGTTTTAATAGTTCAGGATTTTGGGTTTTATTGGCACCATCGTTTGAGCCATAAAATTCGGCTTCTTTGGACAGGACATGTGAATCACCATTCTGCGACGCACCTCAGTTTTGCCATTGCTTTGCGACAAGGTTGGTTTGAAATTATATACCGCGATATCTGGTATATTCCGCTTATTTTGGTGGGTTTTCACCCGATTATGATTGCGATGATGCATCAATTTAATTTAATTTTTCAGTTTTGGCCGCATACCAACGCAATCGGAAAACTTGGTTGGTTCGATAAAGTTTTCAATTCGCCGTCCAATCACCGCGTTCATCATTCTAGAAAAATTGAAGATTTAGACAAAAATTATGCTGGAATATTGATGATTTGGGATCATCTTTTTGGAACGTACAAAGCTGAAAATGAAAAAATTGAAGAGTACGGAATTCTGCACAATATTCATACGCACAATGTTTTTCACATCGTGTTCGATGAATTTGGGAATTTAATAAAAGATGTGAAATCAGCTCCTAATTTTCGAGCGAAACTAAATTATATTTTCAAAGCTCCCGGGTGGAATCACAGCGGAAAAGATGAGCGTATTGCCACTTTGCAAAAGAATTCAAATTAA
- the tpx gene encoding thiol peroxidase gives MADITLHDSPVHTVGNLPEVGSTIKNFKLINSQLKEKTNEDYASTRKIFNIFPSIDTAVCAAAARKFNEKAAELENTVVINVSKDLPFALSRFCAAEGLDNVESLSDFRGSFGDDYGVKMEDSPMQGLLSRAVIVTDEAGKVIYTEQVPEIAQEPNYEAALNALK, from the coding sequence ATGGCAGATATTACATTACACGACAGCCCTGTGCATACCGTTGGAAACTTACCCGAAGTAGGAAGTACCATTAAAAACTTCAAATTAATCAATAGTCAATTAAAGGAGAAAACTAACGAAGATTACGCTTCCACAAGAAAGATCTTCAACATTTTCCCAAGTATTGATACTGCGGTTTGTGCTGCGGCCGCCAGAAAATTCAATGAAAAAGCTGCAGAACTAGAAAATACTGTAGTGATCAATGTTTCTAAAGATTTACCATTTGCCTTAAGTCGTTTTTGCGCCGCAGAAGGCTTGGATAATGTAGAGAGTTTATCAGATTTCCGCGGATCATTTGGCGATGATTATGGCGTAAAAATGGAAGATTCACCAATGCAGGGACTTTTGAGCAGAGCAGTTATCGTAACAGATGAGGCTGGAAAAGTAATTTATACTGAACAAGTTCCAGAAATTGCGCAAGAACCAAATTATGAAGCAGCATTAAATGCTCTAAAATAA
- a CDS encoding DoxX family protein encodes MKLLSIIAVTFVLSLGITKIIEGNWNFLFSGNLALAVFIIFTGLAHFKYQKGMALMIPDIFPVKMFLVYLTGILEIAAGIGLLFPAWRVTTAILLIIFLILVFFANINSSRKNVNLFKGDFSGPGMDYLYKERLPMQIILIVWTWFFGIYLPSL; translated from the coding sequence ATGAAACTACTTTCCATCATCGCAGTTACTTTCGTTCTAAGTTTAGGTATTACTAAAATTATTGAAGGAAATTGGAATTTTCTCTTCTCCGGAAATTTAGCACTTGCTGTTTTTATAATTTTCACGGGATTGGCGCATTTTAAATATCAGAAAGGAATGGCGCTCATGATTCCAGATATCTTTCCCGTAAAAATGTTTTTGGTATATCTTACAGGCATTCTTGAAATCGCCGCAGGAATTGGTTTGCTCTTTCCAGCCTGGCGCGTGACGACTGCAATTCTTTTAATTATTTTTTTAATTCTTGTATTTTTTGCAAATATCAATTCTTCCCGAAAAAATGTAAATTTATTTAAAGGTGACTTTAGCGGTCCCGGAATGGATTATCTTTACAAAGAGCGTTTGCCCATGCAGATCATACTCATTGTCTGGACCTGGTTTTTCGGTATTTATTTGCCCTCGCTTTAA
- a CDS encoding ArsR/SmtB family transcription factor, with translation MGATKTEHFSEAQNEIAIIAKALGHPARIAILEHLLKVNECICGDIVAELPLAQPTVSQHLKEMKNAGIIKGNIDGNSVCYCIDEKTIEKLQLYFQQISTQLTERNTCC, from the coding sequence ATGGGAGCGACTAAAACTGAGCACTTTTCCGAAGCACAAAATGAAATTGCAATCATTGCAAAAGCTTTGGGTCATCCGGCCAGAATTGCAATTTTAGAACATCTTTTAAAAGTGAATGAATGTATTTGTGGGGATATTGTGGCAGAACTTCCTTTGGCGCAACCTACCGTTTCTCAACATTTAAAAGAGATGAAGAATGCAGGAATCATCAAAGGTAATATCGACGGAAATTCGGTGTGTTACTGCATCGATGAAAAAACCATCGAAAAACTCCAGCTTTATTTTCAACAGATTTCCACCCAACTAACCGAGCGAAACACTTGTTGCTAA
- a CDS encoding SRPBCC domain-containing protein → MEPITINITILKPIQKVWDFFYQPKHIVKWNYTTTNWHCPKAEIDFHEGGRFDYRLEYKDKTFGYNFSGIIEEIKELEYVRSQLDDGRKIEVFFRKIDENTTEIIEVFEPEVQYSREMQRVGWYAILDRFHKYVENH, encoded by the coding sequence ATGGAGCCCATTACTATTAATATTACCATTTTAAAACCTATACAGAAAGTCTGGGATTTTTTTTATCAGCCCAAGCACATTGTGAAGTGGAATTACACCACAACAAATTGGCATTGCCCGAAAGCGGAGATCGATTTTCATGAAGGTGGTCGATTTGATTATCGGTTAGAATATAAAGACAAAACCTTCGGCTATAATTTTTCGGGAATTATTGAAGAAATTAAAGAGTTGGAGTACGTTCGCAGTCAACTTGATGATGGTAGAAAAATCGAAGTTTTCTTCCGTAAAATTGATGAAAATACAACAGAGATTATTGAAGTCTTCGAACCGGAAGTTCAGTATTCAAGGGAAATGCAGCGTGTTGGGTGGTACGCCATTTTAGATCGTTTTCATAAGTACGTAGAGAATCATTAA
- a CDS encoding SRPBCC family protein, with the protein METLDYEIHINSPIQEVWNLLWNEETYPQWTQFFQSGSQMKSDWKVGGKTYFTDENGEGMVSTIVSLDEPNEVIFSHLGIVKNGIEDTESRDVKQWSGAEEKYFLRAIDENTTELRAIIHANEVFQDAMNTGFNKGFELLKKIAES; encoded by the coding sequence ATGGAAACTTTAGACTACGAAATACACATTAATTCACCAATTCAGGAAGTCTGGAATCTCCTCTGGAATGAAGAAACCTATCCGCAGTGGACTCAATTTTTTCAATCAGGTTCGCAAATGAAATCGGACTGGAAAGTGGGTGGGAAAACTTATTTCACAGATGAAAATGGCGAAGGTATGGTTTCCACTATTGTAAGTTTGGATGAACCGAATGAGGTCATTTTCAGTCATTTAGGAATTGTAAAAAATGGTATTGAAGATACCGAAAGTCGTGATGTAAAGCAGTGGAGCGGTGCAGAAGAAAAATATTTTTTGCGAGCTATAGACGAAAATACTACAGAATTGCGTGCAATCATTCATGCCAACGAAGTATTTCAGGACGCAATGAATACAGGTTTCAACAAAGGTTTTGAGCTTTTGAAAAAAATTGCGGAAAGTTAG
- a CDS encoding arsenite methyltransferase: MTTNEEIKEMVKQKYSEIALQDQETNASSCCESGGCSTEVYNVMSDEYNHLEGYNADADLKLGCGLPTEFAKIKPGNTVVDLGSGAGNDCFVARHETGETGKVIGIDFTPAMIDKARNNADKLNYNNVEFRLGDIENIPTMSNIADVVVSNCVMNLVPDKPKAFSEVHRILKVGGHFSISDIVLTGDLPEKIKNAAEMYAGCVASAIRKYDYLDIIKNSGFKNITIQKEKPIIIPNDILKNYLTEPEIEVYNSTKNIIFSITVYGEKRDECCGPSCC, translated from the coding sequence ATGACTACCAACGAAGAAATCAAAGAAATGGTAAAGCAAAAATACAGTGAAATTGCTTTACAAGACCAGGAAACCAACGCCTCATCATGCTGCGAAAGTGGCGGTTGCAGTACCGAAGTGTATAACGTAATGAGTGATGAATACAATCATTTAGAAGGATATAACGCAGATGCAGATTTAAAGTTAGGCTGCGGCCTACCTACCGAATTTGCAAAAATAAAACCCGGAAATACCGTGGTCGATTTGGGAAGTGGCGCTGGAAATGACTGTTTTGTTGCAAGACATGAAACGGGCGAAACCGGAAAAGTAATCGGCATTGATTTTACACCGGCGATGATTGACAAAGCCAGAAACAATGCAGATAAGCTCAATTATAATAATGTAGAATTCCGTTTAGGCGACATTGAAAATATTCCGACCATGAGCAATATTGCGGATGTTGTGGTGAGCAATTGTGTCATGAATTTGGTTCCCGACAAACCAAAAGCGTTCAGTGAAGTTCACCGAATTTTGAAAGTGGGCGGACATTTCAGTATTTCAGATATTGTTCTGACGGGTGACCTTCCGGAGAAAATTAAAAATGCGGCGGAAATGTACGCGGGTTGCGTGGCGAGTGCTATTCGGAAATATGATTATCTGGATATTATTAAAAATTCCGGTTTCAAAAATATTACGATTCAGAAAGAAAAACCGATTATTATTCCTAATGATATTTTAAAAAACTATCTGACCGAACCAGAAATCGAAGTTTACAATTCCACCAAAAATATCATTTTCAGTATTACTGTTTATGGCGAAAAACGAGACGAATGTTGTGGCCCGTCTTGTTGTTAA